The proteins below come from a single Vibrio diazotrophicus genomic window:
- the proV gene encoding glycine betaine/L-proline ABC transporter ATP-binding protein ProV: protein MSTMLEVKNLYKVFGETPSEAFPLIEKGLSKDEIFEQTGLTVGVKDVSLTVNEGEIFVIMGLSGSGKSTLVRLLNRLIEPTKGNVLIKGKDIAHISEQELRLVRRQNISMVFQNFALMPHMTVLENASFGLELAGIDEATRHKSARKALERVGLDAYCESFPDELSGGMKQRVGLARALTNDPDILLMDEAFSALDPLIRAEMQDELIRLQNDDKRTIVFISHDLDEAMRIGDRIAIMQDGVVVQVGTPDEILHNPANDYVSSFFRGVNVASVFSAKDIARKKPAAVFKKHDNDGPAAALQLLLDHDRDFGIVVDRTNKFSGIVSIHSLNEAKKEKRSLSSALLSDTITIHPDVSVGDLISQVAEVPYAVPVVDDQGQYFGVITKSRLLQTLDRE, encoded by the coding sequence ATGTCTACCATGCTGGAGGTCAAAAACCTCTATAAAGTATTTGGCGAAACTCCGAGTGAAGCTTTCCCCCTGATAGAGAAAGGGTTAAGTAAAGATGAGATTTTTGAACAAACGGGACTCACCGTGGGTGTCAAAGATGTCTCTCTCACGGTTAACGAAGGCGAAATCTTCGTCATAATGGGTTTGTCGGGTTCAGGAAAATCAACATTAGTTCGATTGCTTAACCGCTTGATAGAGCCAACAAAGGGCAACGTTCTGATAAAAGGCAAGGACATTGCCCATATCTCAGAGCAGGAGCTGAGATTAGTTCGTCGTCAAAACATCTCTATGGTTTTCCAAAACTTCGCATTAATGCCTCATATGACTGTGTTGGAAAACGCATCATTTGGGCTTGAGCTTGCAGGTATTGATGAAGCAACCAGACATAAGAGTGCAAGAAAAGCGTTAGAACGTGTTGGGCTAGATGCCTATTGCGAATCTTTTCCAGATGAATTATCAGGTGGTATGAAGCAGCGCGTTGGTCTTGCCCGTGCACTGACGAATGACCCTGACATACTCTTGATGGATGAAGCCTTTTCAGCACTTGACCCACTGATTCGAGCTGAAATGCAGGATGAGTTGATTCGTCTACAAAACGACGACAAGCGAACCATTGTTTTTATCTCCCATGATTTAGACGAAGCAATGCGTATCGGCGACCGTATTGCCATCATGCAAGACGGTGTGGTGGTTCAGGTAGGGACGCCCGACGAGATTCTACATAACCCTGCCAATGATTATGTCAGTTCGTTTTTCCGTGGCGTAAATGTGGCATCGGTATTCAGTGCGAAAGACATCGCACGCAAAAAACCTGCTGCTGTGTTTAAAAAACACGACAACGATGGTCCCGCAGCCGCACTGCAACTGCTCTTGGATCACGACCGTGACTTTGGCATCGTCGTTGACCGAACCAACAAATTCAGCGGCATTGTTTCCATTCACAGTTTGAATGAAGCGAAGAAAGAAAAACGTTCGCTAAGCAGTGCCCTGCTTTCTGACACCATCACTATTCATCCTGACGTTTCCGTTGGCGATCTCATCAGTCAAGTGGCAGAAGTACCCTATGCGGTACCCGTCGTCGACGACCAAGGACAGTATTTTGGTGTTATTACCAAATCTCGCTTACTTCAAACTTTAGACAGGGAATAA
- a CDS encoding Lrp/AsnC family transcriptional regulator: MSETTLDNFDKKILELMQSNCRMASEIIAEQVGLSASAVQRRIKRLRDEGAILAEVAVIKPELSTHPMTFIAGIEIDRDNYTVLNKFKRWAETQPSIQQVFYVTGNVDLMVVMTAENAKSYDGFIEHIMEQFPQIRRVMTNVVLDTPKQSLYLPVE; this comes from the coding sequence ATGAGTGAAACCACTCTGGATAATTTCGATAAGAAAATACTGGAACTGATGCAAAGCAACTGCCGTATGGCGAGTGAAATCATTGCCGAACAGGTGGGTCTATCCGCTTCTGCCGTGCAGAGACGCATAAAACGTTTGAGGGATGAAGGGGCGATTCTGGCGGAAGTAGCGGTGATCAAACCCGAGCTTTCCACCCATCCAATGACCTTTATTGCCGGAATAGAAATCGACAGAGACAACTACACCGTCCTTAATAAATTCAAACGCTGGGCAGAGACTCAACCTTCGATTCAACAGGTGTTTTACGTTACTGGTAATGTCGATTTAATGGTGGTGATGACGGCTGAAAATGCCAAAAGTTACGATGGATTTATTGAACACATCATGGAACAGTTCCCGCAAATTCGCCGTGTAATGACTAATGTAGTACTAGATACGCCAAAGCAAAGCCTATATCTGCCTGTTGAATAG
- a CDS encoding MarR family winged helix-turn-helix transcriptional regulator, whose product MSTHDEVLISIRQIVRAIDLHSKQLNKNFGLTSPQLLLMRTIQSSPKMTLRQLSNNSNMSQATATSILDRLEKRGFIKRERDTKDKRKVHAVITAEGEQVLEQAPQLLQDNFIEQFQALDQWEQTQILSSLQRVSRMMNTPDISPEDLILAIDPEGIHFS is encoded by the coding sequence TTGAGTACCCACGATGAAGTGTTGATATCGATAAGGCAAATTGTTCGCGCAATAGATCTGCATTCAAAGCAATTGAACAAGAATTTTGGCTTAACCAGTCCTCAATTACTGTTGATGCGGACTATTCAATCATCGCCAAAAATGACGCTCCGTCAGCTCTCTAACAACAGCAACATGAGCCAAGCAACAGCAACCAGTATCCTTGATCGACTGGAAAAACGAGGCTTTATTAAGAGAGAGCGCGACACAAAAGACAAACGTAAAGTACATGCGGTTATCACAGCCGAAGGTGAACAAGTTTTAGAACAAGCGCCACAGTTACTACAAGATAATTTCATTGAGCAATTTCAAGCATTAGATCAATGGGAGCAAACGCAGATTCTATCGTCTCTCCAACGGGTTTCTCGCATGATGAACACTCCGGATATTTCACCCGAAGATTTGATACTTGCCATTGATCCTGAGGGTATCCATTTTTCTTAA
- a CDS encoding trans-sulfuration enzyme family protein, whose protein sequence is MLNDDFDTGLNPETFAPETLAVHAAIRPDPHTNAIAPNIVMSVNHSFLPNEGAFSAQGMEDISDSPFLYAGWTNPTVRLLEQRLAILEQAEDGLATASGMAAITAVFMSLLKAGDHLVISDVCYAAVYEFATQVLPQYGIEVTAVDTSCIKSVQNALRPSTKLVHIETPCNPLLRLTNIQEVSLLLKNSGILLSADSTFSTPVITRPLALGADLVIHSLTKFINGHGDVLGGCVLGSKALISKLRSVAGVYFGASLSAQSAWLIMRGMETIYPRMKTLCESAQTIAEWLENHPKVLRVLYPGLASHQQFSLAKQQMTFFGGIIAFQVEDIELIEQRFAHESRMFYYAYSIGHQRSLAVVLKTDDLDKSTYRFSPEQKAKFSREAGKGVVRLSVGLESPTDLIRDLSHLLR, encoded by the coding sequence ATGCTTAATGATGATTTTGATACAGGGTTAAACCCTGAAACCTTCGCTCCTGAAACACTTGCGGTGCATGCGGCTATTCGACCAGACCCTCATACGAACGCCATTGCTCCGAACATTGTGATGTCGGTAAATCACAGCTTTCTGCCGAATGAAGGCGCATTTTCAGCACAAGGCATGGAAGATATCTCCGACTCTCCGTTTCTCTATGCCGGTTGGACAAACCCAACGGTGCGCTTACTCGAACAGCGCTTGGCTATTTTAGAACAGGCTGAAGATGGACTCGCGACTGCCAGCGGAATGGCCGCAATCACTGCGGTATTTATGTCTTTACTCAAAGCAGGGGATCATCTGGTCATCAGCGATGTCTGCTATGCCGCTGTGTATGAGTTTGCTACCCAAGTATTGCCCCAGTATGGAATCGAAGTCACTGCAGTGGATACTTCATGCATCAAAAGTGTGCAAAATGCACTACGCCCTAGCACTAAGTTGGTGCACATAGAGACGCCATGCAACCCGTTATTAAGACTAACCAATATTCAAGAGGTCTCTTTGCTGCTTAAAAACAGTGGAATTTTGCTCAGTGCTGATTCGACCTTTTCAACCCCGGTTATTACCCGACCACTTGCACTTGGGGCAGATTTGGTGATTCATTCTTTAACCAAGTTTATTAACGGGCATGGAGATGTGCTTGGCGGATGCGTGCTGGGCTCAAAAGCCTTGATTAGCAAGCTCAGAAGCGTTGCTGGCGTCTATTTTGGTGCATCTTTAAGTGCGCAGAGCGCATGGCTAATTATGCGGGGTATGGAGACGATTTATCCACGTATGAAAACCCTTTGTGAATCGGCTCAAACCATTGCTGAGTGGTTAGAAAACCACCCCAAGGTGCTAAGGGTTTTATATCCCGGCTTGGCGTCTCATCAACAATTTTCGCTGGCTAAGCAGCAAATGACATTTTTTGGCGGCATTATTGCATTCCAAGTAGAGGATATCGAACTGATTGAGCAACGGTTTGCACATGAGTCGAGGATGTTTTATTACGCTTATTCCATAGGACATCAACGCAGTTTAGCAGTGGTGTTAAAAACCGATGATTTGGACAAGTCGACTTATCGATTTAGTCCGGAACAAAAAGCGAAGTTTTCTAGGGAAGCTGGCAAAGGCGTGGTCAGGCTCTCAGTTGGTCTTGAGTCACCAACTGATTTGATTCGGGACTTAAGTCATCTTCTTAGATGA
- the speB gene encoding agmatinase: MNDLFTKTDYSLYSNAMTFLRQPYQRDPLESDADVVVLGVPLDMATSGRPGARMGPDAIRRASVNLAWEGKKFPWDFNLFKRIKLVDAGDLVFDCGDAEDFTYRLEAATSEILKSGKTVLALGGDHFITLPILRAYAKHYGEMALIHFDAHTDTYANGSAYDHGTMFYHAPKEGLISPRHSVQVGIRTEYKQEGHGFNVINAMQANDMSADEIVEQIREIVGDKPVYLTFDIDCLDPAFAPGTGTPVCGGLTSDKILKIIRALKGINLIGMDVVEVSPPYDQSDLTSLSGATIALELLYVWASNPERE, translated from the coding sequence ATGAATGATTTGTTTACTAAAACGGATTATTCATTGTATTCAAATGCAATGACGTTCCTTCGCCAGCCGTACCAGAGAGATCCGCTAGAGTCGGATGCTGATGTTGTGGTGTTAGGCGTGCCTTTGGATATGGCGACTTCAGGTCGACCAGGTGCTCGTATGGGACCAGACGCGATTCGTCGCGCCTCAGTTAACCTAGCGTGGGAAGGCAAGAAGTTCCCATGGGATTTCAACCTGTTCAAACGCATCAAGTTAGTAGATGCAGGTGATTTGGTGTTTGACTGTGGTGACGCAGAAGATTTCACTTACCGCCTAGAAGCGGCAACCAGTGAGATTCTAAAGAGTGGTAAGACAGTATTGGCATTGGGCGGTGACCACTTCATCACTCTGCCAATCCTTCGTGCTTACGCGAAACACTACGGTGAAATGGCGCTGATTCATTTTGACGCGCACACTGATACTTATGCAAACGGCAGCGCGTATGACCACGGCACTATGTTCTATCATGCGCCGAAAGAGGGTTTGATCTCTCCTCGTCATTCAGTGCAAGTTGGTATTCGCACTGAGTACAAACAGGAAGGTCACGGCTTCAACGTAATCAACGCGATGCAAGCGAACGATATGTCTGCGGACGAAATCGTTGAGCAAATTCGTGAAATCGTTGGCGACAAGCCAGTGTACCTAACGTTTGATATTGACTGTTTAGATCCAGCATTTGCACCGGGTACAGGTACACCAGTATGTGGCGGTTTAACTTCAGATAAGATTCTGAAAATTATTCGTGCACTGAAAGGTATTAACCTGATTGGTATGGACGTGGTAGAGGTTTCTCCGCCGTACGACCAAAGTGATTTAACGTCACTTTCTGGTGCGACAATTGCTCTAGAACTGCTTTACGTTTGGGCTTCAAACCCTGAGCGTGAATAA
- the proX gene encoding glycine betaine/L-proline ABC transporter substrate-binding protein ProX — protein MKLTWKTLLTSSIAMSSIMSASAYAASLPGEGISVQPVQSTVAEETFQTLIVNKAMEALGYEVKPTKEVDYNVGYTSIAEGDATYLAVNWAPLHDDKFKASGGYDKFYRKGEYISGAAQGYLIDKKTAEKYNITNIEQLKDPKIAKLFDANDDGKADLTGCNPGWGCESVIEHQLDAFGLRDTITHNQGNYAAIIADTISRYKKGDSILYYTWTPYWVSGVLVPGKDVVWLEVPYSSLPGNRANVDTALPNGKNYGFEMNSMKIVANKKFAEENPAAAKLFEIMKLNINDVSAENMMMSQGHNSAKDIEAHANGWIKANQKTFDSWIETAKKAAM, from the coding sequence ATGAAATTAACATGGAAGACTTTGTTAACCAGCAGTATTGCTATGAGTTCAATTATGAGCGCATCCGCATACGCGGCGTCATTACCTGGTGAAGGTATTTCAGTCCAACCAGTACAGTCGACAGTAGCGGAAGAAACGTTCCAAACCTTAATCGTTAACAAAGCCATGGAAGCGCTCGGATACGAAGTTAAGCCGACCAAAGAAGTGGACTACAACGTTGGTTACACCTCTATTGCGGAAGGTGATGCGACTTACCTAGCCGTTAACTGGGCACCGCTACATGATGACAAATTTAAAGCTTCCGGCGGTTACGACAAGTTCTATCGTAAAGGTGAATATATCTCAGGTGCTGCTCAAGGTTATCTGATTGATAAGAAAACCGCTGAAAAATACAACATCACCAATATTGAACAACTGAAAGATCCAAAAATTGCCAAGCTGTTTGATGCCAATGATGATGGAAAAGCAGACCTAACAGGCTGTAACCCAGGCTGGGGCTGTGAAAGTGTTATTGAACACCAGCTTGATGCTTTTGGTCTAAGAGACACCATCACGCATAACCAAGGTAACTACGCCGCAATCATTGCTGATACCATCTCGCGCTATAAAAAAGGCGATTCCATTTTGTATTACACATGGACTCCATACTGGGTAAGTGGCGTATTGGTTCCAGGTAAAGATGTAGTATGGCTAGAAGTACCTTACTCTTCACTTCCTGGTAATCGTGCAAACGTTGATACCGCCTTACCAAATGGTAAAAACTATGGCTTCGAAATGAACTCAATGAAGATCGTTGCAAACAAGAAATTTGCTGAAGAGAACCCAGCAGCAGCGAAATTGTTTGAAATCATGAAGCTGAACATCAACGACGTCAGTGCTGAAAACATGATGATGAGTCAAGGTCATAACTCAGCGAAAGACATCGAAGCACACGCGAATGGTTGGATCAAAGCGAACCAAAAAACGTTCGATTCATGGATTGAGACAGCTAAAAAAGCCGCGATGTGA
- a CDS encoding transporter substrate-binding domain-containing protein, producing MKKFIKSSAAGLVFACSLLGANQAMAESDLEGVLSSGELKVCFDAGYMPFEMKTKDGRFIGFDIDLGKHMARSMGVKFTPVNTAWDGIIPALQTNKCDIIMGGMTITPERNLKVNFADPYIVIGQSIIFSPALEGKIKSYADLNDPKYTVSTKLGTTGVEAAKKHLFNAKVDLYDTEVDAVLQVVNGKADAFVYDFPYNAIYAAQNKGKVAHLAEPFTYEPLGWAIRQDDPNFLNFLNNYLRQIKGDGTYDRMYDKWFKSDDWLKDVQ from the coding sequence ATGAAAAAATTTATTAAATCTTCAGCTGCTGGACTTGTTTTTGCCTGCTCTCTGCTTGGTGCTAATCAAGCAATGGCGGAGTCTGACCTAGAAGGTGTTCTTAGCTCAGGTGAATTAAAAGTTTGTTTCGACGCGGGCTACATGCCTTTCGAAATGAAAACCAAAGATGGCCGTTTCATTGGTTTTGATATCGATTTAGGTAAGCACATGGCTCGCTCTATGGGTGTTAAGTTCACACCTGTAAACACCGCATGGGATGGTATTATCCCTGCGCTTCAAACCAACAAGTGTGACATCATCATGGGTGGTATGACTATCACTCCTGAGCGTAACTTGAAAGTTAACTTTGCTGACCCGTACATTGTTATCGGTCAATCTATAATTTTCTCTCCAGCGCTTGAAGGTAAAATTAAAAGCTACGCTGATTTGAATGACCCTAAATACACAGTCTCAACAAAGCTTGGTACTACTGGTGTTGAAGCTGCGAAGAAACACCTTTTCAATGCAAAAGTTGACCTTTACGACACAGAAGTAGACGCCGTTCTGCAGGTTGTTAACGGCAAAGCAGACGCTTTCGTTTATGACTTCCCATACAACGCGATCTACGCTGCTCAAAACAAAGGCAAAGTTGCGCATTTAGCAGAACCGTTCACTTACGAACCTCTAGGTTGGGCGATTCGTCAAGATGACCCGAACTTCCTAAATTTCTTGAATAACTACTTACGTCAAATCAAAGGCGACGGTACTTATGATCGTATGTACGACAAGTGGTTTAAATCTGACGACTGGTTGAAAGACGTTCAATAA
- a CDS encoding amino acid ABC transporter permease: MQSKSSKWIGHGIYVLIMAMLIGAVYFSGKSINYNWHWDRLWPYVVNTEMQQLRANGDGTAVVKAGQLTIEFDDASQPQIIDHYTTLLVGNGDLVFQGDAVAQLNEWKFGPIAHGLWVTVEISFISLIFAVLLGLVFGLMRVSKNQVARNLSLTYVELIRGTPLLVQIFIVYFFIGTVLDFDRFTAGVVALSVFTGAYVAEIVRAGIQAIPTGQMEAARSLGMTYPKAMRYIILPQALKRTLPPLAGQFINLIKDSSLVSVISITDLTKAGREVVSGSFAPFEVWFTVAALYLLVTGTLSWAIQRLEKRLSASD; the protein is encoded by the coding sequence ATGCAGTCAAAATCCTCAAAATGGATAGGACACGGAATTTACGTCCTAATTATGGCCATGCTTATTGGTGCGGTCTATTTCTCTGGGAAGAGTATTAACTATAACTGGCATTGGGATCGTCTCTGGCCGTACGTTGTTAACACCGAGATGCAACAACTTCGTGCAAACGGAGATGGTACAGCGGTGGTTAAAGCGGGTCAGTTAACGATTGAATTCGACGATGCTAGCCAACCACAGATCATTGATCATTACACAACACTTTTGGTTGGAAACGGTGATTTGGTTTTCCAAGGCGATGCCGTTGCACAACTGAATGAATGGAAGTTTGGCCCGATTGCTCATGGTTTATGGGTGACGGTTGAAATTTCCTTTATCTCCCTCATTTTTGCGGTTTTGCTTGGCCTTGTGTTTGGTCTGATGAGGGTGTCCAAAAATCAAGTGGCGAGAAATTTATCCCTAACCTATGTTGAACTGATACGTGGCACGCCACTTCTGGTTCAAATCTTCATCGTTTATTTCTTTATCGGAACCGTACTCGATTTCGATCGTTTTACTGCCGGTGTTGTCGCGTTATCAGTATTTACAGGTGCTTATGTTGCCGAAATCGTACGCGCAGGTATTCAGGCCATTCCAACAGGGCAGATGGAAGCCGCGCGTTCATTGGGTATGACTTATCCAAAAGCGATGCGCTACATCATTCTTCCTCAAGCTTTAAAACGCACGTTACCACCTCTGGCCGGTCAGTTTATTAACCTAATAAAAGACTCATCGCTGGTTTCTGTTATTTCAATTACGGACTTAACTAAAGCGGGTCGTGAAGTGGTCAGTGGCAGCTTTGCACCTTTTGAAGTGTGGTTTACCGTCGCAGCACTTTACTTACTAGTAACCGGGACTCTGTCTTGGGCAATTCAACGTTTAGAGAAGAGGTTATCAGCCAGTGACTAG
- the proW gene encoding glycine betaine/L-proline ABC transporter permease ProW, which yields MATENVSSAPETADPWGAATQSATDAANNDPWSTATNASTSGSDWLNSAQVQPESFDWMHPFKDAIIPFDHWVETALNWLVTHGRPLFQAVRVPIDFILSSFEGALVTTPAPIMLLILFLLAWQFAGPRLGISSFLSLLVIGFIGAWDEAMVTLALVMTSVFFCLLIGLPMGIWLARSNTAAKVVRPILDAMQTTPAFVYLVPIVMLFGIGNVPGVVVTIIFALPPIVRLTILGIQQVPEELIEAGHAFGASPKQMLYRIQLPLAMPTIMAGINQTLMLSLSMVVIASMIAVGGLGQMVLRGIGRLDMGLAAVGGLGIVILAILLDRITQKVGNESHDTKTRWYQKGPASFVYRIKQKLTHTEGNKKLGEQK from the coding sequence ATGGCTACAGAAAATGTTTCTAGCGCACCGGAAACAGCCGACCCGTGGGGAGCCGCTACGCAGTCAGCAACCGATGCAGCGAACAATGATCCTTGGTCAACGGCTACAAATGCATCCACTTCAGGCAGTGATTGGCTTAATTCCGCGCAGGTGCAACCTGAGTCATTTGACTGGATGCATCCATTTAAAGACGCCATTATCCCATTTGATCACTGGGTTGAAACTGCACTTAATTGGCTTGTTACACATGGACGCCCGTTATTTCAAGCAGTCAGAGTACCCATAGATTTTATTTTGAGTTCATTCGAAGGTGCGCTGGTTACTACTCCAGCGCCGATCATGCTGCTCATTCTATTTTTATTGGCATGGCAGTTTGCAGGTCCTCGCTTAGGTATTAGCTCATTTTTATCACTGCTCGTCATCGGCTTTATTGGTGCGTGGGATGAAGCTATGGTCACGCTGGCCTTGGTAATGACGTCCGTCTTTTTCTGTCTGCTGATTGGGTTGCCAATGGGTATTTGGCTTGCCAGAAGTAATACAGCCGCCAAAGTCGTACGGCCAATTTTAGACGCGATGCAAACCACACCCGCATTCGTCTATCTAGTACCGATTGTGATGCTATTTGGTATCGGTAACGTACCGGGCGTCGTCGTGACAATTATCTTCGCCCTGCCCCCTATTGTTCGTTTAACCATATTGGGTATCCAACAAGTGCCTGAAGAATTAATTGAAGCAGGACACGCTTTTGGTGCAAGCCCCAAGCAGATGCTTTATCGCATCCAATTACCATTAGCAATGCCAACCATTATGGCGGGTATCAACCAGACACTGATGTTGTCGCTTTCTATGGTGGTGATTGCCTCGATGATCGCTGTAGGCGGGCTGGGACAAATGGTACTACGCGGTATCGGTCGCTTAGATATGGGACTTGCTGCGGTAGGTGGCTTAGGCATTGTGATACTCGCCATTCTGCTCGATCGAATCACGCAAAAAGTGGGTAACGAGAGCCACGATACAAAAACTCGTTGGTATCAAAAAGGCCCAGCGTCTTTTGTATACCGCATTAAGCAGAAACTCACACATACCGAAGGAAACAAAAAACTAGGAGAACAGAAATGA
- the speA gene encoding arginine decarboxylase gives MEQSSKLDRVRADYNVHYWSQGFFGIDNHGEVYVSPRKDGQYQTQLSSIVSQLETRGLNLPVLVRFPQILHQRVHNICDAFNQAIDEYDYPNKYLLVYPIKVNQQREVVDEILASQAQLETKQLGLEAGSKPELLAVLAMAQQASSVIVCNGYKDREYMRLALIGEKLGHKVFIVLEKLSELDLVLKEAKSLGVKPRLGIRIRLASQGAGKWQSSGGEKSKFGLAAAQVLSVIDRLKAEGQLDALQLVHFHLGSQMANIRDVRNGVNESARFYCELRELGADIQYFDVGGGLAVDYDGTRSQSSNSMNYGLVEYARNIVSTVGDVCNLYNQPKPTIISESGRSVTAHHAVLITNVIGTEGYTPEAIVEPEADAPTLLQNMWRSWQTLNDDTDARALIEIFNDTQSDLNEAHMLFSTGVINLQHRAWVEQLSLRIYHELRMKMSAKNRFHRPILDQLQERLADKFFVNFSLFQSLPDAWGIDQVFPVLPLSNLQNVEDRRAVMLDITCDSDGAVEQYVEGQGIETTLPVPAWSKDTSYLMGFFLVGAYQEILGDMHNLFGDTHSAVVNITDEGESEITFINEGDTVEDMMRYVHIDVDAIRANYRQLVSQRVAENEQQDVLAELEHGLNGYTYLEDF, from the coding sequence GTGGAACAATCATCTAAATTAGATCGCGTACGTGCTGATTATAACGTTCATTATTGGAGCCAAGGTTTCTTCGGAATAGATAACCATGGTGAAGTCTATGTGTCACCAAGGAAAGATGGCCAATATCAAACGCAATTGAGTTCAATTGTGAGTCAGCTAGAAACACGCGGTTTGAATTTACCGGTGCTTGTTCGTTTTCCTCAAATCCTGCATCAACGTGTTCACAACATTTGTGACGCATTTAATCAGGCGATTGATGAATACGATTACCCGAACAAATACCTGCTGGTTTACCCAATCAAGGTTAACCAACAGCGTGAAGTTGTTGATGAAATCCTAGCGAGCCAAGCTCAGCTAGAAACAAAGCAACTGGGTTTAGAAGCGGGCAGTAAGCCAGAATTATTAGCAGTACTTGCAATGGCGCAACAAGCAAGTTCTGTCATCGTGTGTAACGGTTATAAAGACCGTGAGTACATGCGTCTTGCGCTGATCGGCGAGAAGCTCGGTCACAAAGTATTTATCGTACTAGAGAAGCTTTCTGAGCTTGATTTAGTGCTGAAAGAAGCAAAAAGCTTAGGCGTTAAACCTCGCTTAGGTATTCGTATTCGTCTTGCATCACAAGGTGCGGGTAAATGGCAATCAAGCGGTGGTGAAAAATCGAAGTTCGGCTTGGCTGCGGCTCAAGTGTTGTCTGTTATTGACCGCTTGAAAGCAGAAGGTCAGCTTGATGCTCTACAACTTGTGCATTTCCACTTAGGTTCGCAAATGGCGAACATTCGCGACGTGCGTAACGGTGTAAACGAGTCAGCTCGTTTCTACTGTGAACTTCGCGAACTGGGTGCAGACATTCAGTACTTTGACGTAGGTGGCGGTTTGGCTGTCGACTACGATGGCACGCGTAGCCAGTCGTCAAACTCTATGAACTATGGTCTGGTTGAATATGCTCGTAACATCGTTAGCACTGTTGGCGACGTATGTAACTTATACAATCAACCGAAGCCGACCATTATTTCGGAATCTGGTCGTTCGGTGACGGCGCATCACGCAGTGCTGATCACTAACGTAATTGGTACAGAAGGTTACACTCCTGAAGCGATTGTTGAGCCAGAAGCGGATGCACCGACCTTGTTACAAAACATGTGGCGTAGTTGGCAAACGTTGAACGATGATACCGATGCTCGTGCATTGATCGAAATTTTTAACGATACGCAAAGTGATTTGAATGAAGCACACATGTTGTTCTCAACTGGCGTAATCAACCTGCAACATCGTGCATGGGTAGAGCAGTTATCGCTACGTATTTATCATGAACTACGCATGAAAATGAGTGCGAAAAACCGTTTCCACCGTCCGATTTTGGATCAGTTACAAGAGCGTTTGGCGGACAAGTTCTTCGTCAACTTCTCATTGTTCCAATCGTTACCAGATGCATGGGGTATCGATCAGGTGTTCCCAGTTCTGCCTCTGTCTAACTTGCAGAATGTGGAAGATCGCCGCGCAGTGATGTTGGATATTACTTGTGACTCAGATGGTGCGGTTGAGCAATACGTTGAAGGTCAAGGTATTGAAACGACATTACCTGTTCCTGCTTGGTCAAAAGATACCTCTTACTTGATGGGCTTTTTCCTAGTGGGTGCATACCAAGAGATCCTGGGTGATATGCATAACCTGTTTGGTGATACACACAGCGCAGTTGTGAACATCACCGACGAAGGCGAATCAGAAATCACTTTCATCAATGAAGGTGACACGGTTGAAGATATGATGCGTTACGTGCATATCGACGTAGACGCAATTAGAGCTAACTACCGTCAGTTGGTTTCTCAGCGTGTGGCTGAAAACGAACAGCAAGACGTGTTAGCAGAATTAGAGCATGGTTTAAATGGTTATACCTACTTGGAGGATTTTTAA